One Microbacterium sp. zg-B96 genomic region harbors:
- a CDS encoding gluconokinase: MTEPAVPLPPLVVMGVSGSGKSTIGSLLGQRTGVPFIDGDALHPASNVAKMAAGEPLDDDDRWPWLQAIGHAIADGVEVGSPTIVACSALKRRYRDALRAAVPELRFALLTSSRDVLDGRVRGRGDHFMPATLLDSQLDALEPLEPDEAGVIVDNTGDPEEVVARIVRAFAR; this comes from the coding sequence GTGACCGAACCCGCCGTGCCGCTGCCGCCACTGGTGGTCATGGGCGTCTCCGGAAGCGGCAAGTCCACGATCGGCTCCCTGTTGGGGCAGCGCACCGGAGTGCCGTTCATCGACGGGGACGCGCTGCATCCGGCATCCAACGTCGCCAAGATGGCCGCGGGGGAGCCGCTGGATGACGACGACCGGTGGCCGTGGCTGCAGGCGATCGGTCACGCCATCGCCGACGGCGTCGAGGTGGGGTCGCCCACGATCGTCGCGTGCTCCGCGCTCAAGCGCCGTTACCGCGACGCGTTGCGCGCGGCAGTGCCGGAACTGCGGTTCGCGCTGCTGACCAGTTCGCGGGACGTCCTGGACGGGCGGGTGCGCGGCCGCGGCGACCACTTCATGCCGGCGACGCTGCTGGACAGCCAGCTGGACGCACTCGAACCGCTCGAGCCCGACGAGGCGGGTGTGATCGTCGACAACACCGGGGATCCCGAGGAGGTCGTGGCGCGGATCGTCCGGGCTTTCGCCCGCTGA
- the pth gene encoding aminoacyl-tRNA hydrolase — protein MAQTWLVVGLGNPGPRYEMTRHNIGQLVVDELAARRSETFRAHKAGARAVETWLRPGADKLVLAKPNSFMNVSGGPVAGLASYYDVPPERVVVVHDELDIPFDTIKLKIGGGNGGHNGVRDVAKALDTPDFPRVRVGIGRPTGRQDAADWVLDPFGPTERKTLPILVSDAADAVEQLVAEGLLAAQQRHHAPRE, from the coding sequence ATGGCGCAGACCTGGCTGGTGGTGGGGCTCGGTAACCCCGGACCCCGCTACGAGATGACCCGACACAACATCGGGCAGCTCGTCGTCGACGAACTCGCCGCCCGGCGTTCGGAGACCTTCCGTGCGCACAAGGCGGGTGCCCGAGCGGTCGAGACGTGGCTGCGGCCGGGGGCGGACAAGCTCGTACTGGCCAAGCCGAACAGCTTCATGAACGTCTCCGGCGGACCCGTCGCCGGACTCGCGTCGTACTACGACGTGCCGCCGGAGCGGGTCGTGGTCGTCCACGACGAACTGGACATCCCCTTCGACACGATCAAGCTGAAGATCGGTGGCGGCAACGGCGGTCACAACGGCGTCCGCGATGTGGCGAAGGCACTCGACACCCCCGACTTCCCGCGGGTGCGGGTCGGGATCGGCCGGCCGACCGGTCGCCAGGATGCCGCGGACTGGGTGCTCGACCCGTTCGGCCCGACCGAGCGCAAGACGCTGCCGATCCTGGTGTCGGATGCCGCCGACGCCGTCGAGCAGCTGGTGGCCGAGGGCCTCCTCGCCGCCCAGCAGCGCCACCACGCCCCCCGCGAGTGA
- a CDS encoding FAD-binding protein: protein MTVSIDRIDQLRTSFAGPVHAPGDPAWDEARRYHAGIGSPDVVVRPSTVEAVRGAVVWAASQGVPVVVRGGGHSAWNQPPGGIVIDLADLRDVTVDRTDDGAIVHIGGGAVWGAVARELAARGLGISSGDTASVGVGGLTLGGGIGWMVRAWGLAADQLTGVQLVTASGEVVEATDASHPDLLWALRGGGGNFGVVTRFDFHAHELPALVHGTYAVAGDHAAVLRTLRDVLATAPRELTVTYMDVPAMDPSAPAGAGIEAVWLGDDPEDLRRLLEPVASIDGVTQTALGLTAYPDILLEMPAAEPEAQMPGFLGGNTLLDDLTDDAIARLVAFRAATDASVLFLRSLGGAYGDVAADATAWSARGATWFAMAGGFDIPGLVDDAERARLTRDWEAIEALGGGVYGNFAVTLDERYVTRMYPAATRARLGAIKREWDPANLFRRNHNVVPV from the coding sequence GTGACTGTCAGCATCGATCGGATAGACCAGCTGCGGACCAGTTTCGCCGGTCCCGTGCACGCGCCGGGGGACCCCGCATGGGACGAGGCGCGTCGCTACCACGCCGGGATCGGCTCGCCCGATGTCGTCGTCAGGCCCAGCACCGTCGAGGCGGTGCGCGGCGCCGTCGTCTGGGCCGCCTCCCAGGGGGTGCCCGTCGTGGTCCGTGGCGGCGGCCACAGCGCGTGGAACCAGCCGCCGGGCGGCATCGTGATCGACCTGGCCGACCTGCGCGACGTGACCGTCGACCGCACCGACGACGGCGCCATCGTGCATATCGGCGGGGGAGCGGTCTGGGGTGCCGTCGCCCGGGAGCTGGCGGCCCGGGGCCTGGGGATCAGCTCCGGCGACACCGCATCGGTGGGTGTGGGTGGTCTGACCCTCGGCGGCGGCATCGGGTGGATGGTGCGCGCCTGGGGGCTGGCGGCCGACCAGCTCACCGGCGTGCAGCTGGTCACCGCCTCGGGCGAGGTGGTGGAGGCGACGGATGCCTCGCATCCCGACCTGCTCTGGGCGCTGCGCGGCGGCGGCGGCAATTTCGGCGTGGTCACCCGGTTCGATTTCCATGCCCACGAGTTGCCGGCCCTGGTCCACGGCACCTACGCCGTTGCCGGTGACCACGCCGCCGTCCTGCGGACGCTCCGTGACGTGCTCGCCACTGCGCCGCGGGAACTGACGGTGACCTATATGGACGTGCCGGCGATGGACCCCAGCGCTCCCGCCGGCGCGGGGATCGAGGCGGTGTGGCTGGGTGACGATCCCGAAGACCTGCGCCGGCTCCTCGAGCCGGTGGCATCCATCGACGGCGTCACGCAGACCGCGCTGGGTCTCACTGCCTACCCGGACATCCTGCTCGAGATGCCCGCCGCCGAGCCTGAGGCGCAGATGCCCGGGTTCCTCGGAGGCAACACGTTGCTGGACGACCTCACCGACGACGCCATCGCGCGGCTGGTGGCGTTCCGGGCGGCCACCGACGCGTCGGTGCTGTTCCTCCGTTCACTCGGCGGCGCATACGGCGATGTGGCTGCGGATGCCACGGCGTGGTCGGCCCGAGGCGCCACCTGGTTCGCGATGGCCGGCGGCTTCGACATCCCCGGCTTGGTGGACGACGCCGAACGCGCCCGGCTGACGCGGGACTGGGAAGCCATCGAGGCGCTCGGCGGCGGCGTCTACGGCAACTTCGCCGTCACCCTCGACGAGCGTTACGTCACGCGGATGTACCCCGCCGCGACGCGTGCGCGGCTTGGTGCGATCAAGCGGGAGTGGGATCCCGCGAACCTCTTCCGCCGCAACCACAACGTCGTGCCGGTCTGA
- a CDS encoding gamma carbonic anhydrase family protein codes for MRFEHLGAQPRIHPDAQVAPTAVISGDVHIGPDCQILHGAVLTSEGGPLTLGAHVIVMENALVRATSTNAVHIGDHTLVGPMASISGATIGEEVFLATGTRVFNGARVGSRSEVRINAVVHLRTVLPERSVVPIGWVAVGDPARILSPDRHEEIWALQQELDFPGYVFGLDRDTPDLMAQLTERYARSLARHEHDRRVV; via the coding sequence GTGCGGTTCGAGCACCTCGGGGCCCAGCCCCGCATCCACCCCGACGCGCAGGTCGCGCCCACGGCGGTCATCAGCGGCGACGTGCACATCGGGCCTGATTGCCAGATCCTGCACGGTGCCGTCCTCACCTCCGAGGGCGGTCCGCTCACCCTCGGTGCGCATGTGATCGTGATGGAGAACGCGCTGGTGCGGGCGACGTCGACCAACGCCGTGCACATCGGCGATCACACCCTCGTCGGCCCGATGGCGAGCATTTCGGGCGCGACGATCGGGGAGGAGGTCTTCCTGGCCACCGGCACCCGGGTCTTCAACGGCGCACGCGTCGGCTCCCGTAGCGAAGTGCGCATCAACGCCGTCGTGCACCTGCGCACCGTGCTGCCGGAGCGCTCGGTCGTCCCGATCGGCTGGGTCGCGGTGGGCGACCCGGCGCGCATCCTCTCACCCGACCGGCACGAGGAGATCTGGGCGCTGCAGCAGGAGCTGGACTTCCCCGGCTACGTCTTCGGGCTCGACCGTGACACCCCCGACCTCATGGCGCAGCTCACCGAGCGGTATGCCCGCTCGCTCGCCCGCCACGAGCACGACCGCCGCGTGGTCTGA
- a CDS encoding DUF1918 domain-containing protein: MKTAVGDRIRIHGRTVGAPERQGVVKEVHGTDASPLLTVMFDDGHETILAPGADCEITHAD; encoded by the coding sequence ATGAAGACCGCAGTGGGGGATCGCATCCGCATCCATGGCCGCACGGTGGGGGCTCCCGAGCGTCAGGGCGTCGTGAAGGAGGTCCACGGAACCGACGCATCGCCGCTGTTGACCGTCATGTTCGACGACGGTCACGAGACGATCCTCGCGCCGGGGGCGGACTGCGAGATCACGCACGCGGACTGA
- a CDS encoding 50S ribosomal protein L25/general stress protein Ctc, with amino-acid sequence MSTETDTKVTASKRENFGKGFARRLRASGQIPAVIYGHGTDPVHVALPGHQMLLLIRRANAVLELDVDGKQQLTLVKDVQKDPVTQIIEHIDLLVVKKGEKIEVDVPVTLLGEPFPGTIANLDAVSILLQVEATHIPQHIEVDVEGLEEGTHITAADLKLPKGATLVADPETLIVAISVPASTLAAVDEIEAADEAVAEEQSDEAEAEAESE; translated from the coding sequence ATGTCGACTGAGACCGACACCAAGGTCACCGCATCCAAGCGCGAGAATTTCGGTAAGGGCTTCGCCCGCCGTCTGCGCGCATCCGGCCAGATCCCCGCCGTCATCTACGGGCACGGCACCGACCCGGTGCACGTCGCACTGCCCGGCCACCAGATGCTGCTGCTCATCCGCCGCGCGAACGCGGTGCTCGAGCTCGACGTCGACGGCAAGCAGCAGCTCACGCTGGTCAAGGACGTGCAGAAGGACCCGGTGACCCAGATCATCGAGCACATCGACCTGCTCGTGGTGAAGAAGGGCGAGAAGATCGAGGTCGACGTGCCCGTCACCCTGCTCGGCGAGCCCTTCCCCGGCACCATCGCGAACCTCGACGCCGTGAGCATCCTGCTCCAGGTCGAGGCCACCCACATCCCGCAGCACATCGAGGTCGACGTCGAGGGCCTCGAGGAAGGCACGCACATCACCGCGGCCGACCTGAAGCTGCCCAAGGGCGCGACGCTGGTTGCCGACCCCGAGACGCTCATCGTGGCGATCTCGGTTCCGGCATCCACCCTTGCCGCCGTCGACGAGATCGAGGCTGCCGACGAGGCCGTCGCCGAGGAGCAGTCGGACGAGGCCGAGGCCGAGGCCGAGTCCGAGTAA
- the mfd gene encoding transcription-repair coupling factor, with protein MTVPGIVRALMQAESFREAVESASVDTDFSIVEGLGAPLLAGLIERRREAGKPAALLAIAPTGRRAESLGTALGELLPGAVVHHFPAWETLPHERLSPSAETVGQRLAVLRDIAAWDGAVPLVITASVRSAVQPIAAGLADVEPVHLIAGGRGHDLTDVSRRLVELAYHRVDMVSRRGEFAVRGGILDVFPPVADHPYRVEFFGDEVDQIRAFSVADQRSLPGEVREVSLIPSRELLLTDAVRERARGLAGQYPGLAGMLEKMAQGIPAEGMESLLPVLVDEIVTLVDYLPAGTAAALVDPERSVTRAMTLGDTNREFLEAAWSAATAGADSPVDLGAGDFLTLPQLEQVTRDRGGVWWTLSAFDSGAVDAAAEGLVDVDVALQDAAVKRVDARSVPSFHGNVDGATTHIGTLLADGWRVVVAASGTGLVERARDVMAERGIAAREVVDVHAVPEPGIALTVVSRLERGFEVPDAKLAVLTESEFYGRTIGSDGRVVKKLASRRRNVVDPLQLKAGDYVVHTTHGIGKFVELVQREVSSGGRKAVKTQREYLVLEYAPSKRGFPGDKLYVPTDQLDMLSRYVGGEAPTLSKMGGSDWAQAKGKARRAVRDIAVELVKLYSARMAAKGHAFGPDTPWQRELEEAFPFAETPDQLQTIDEIKADMEKPVPMDRLLSGDVGFGKTEVAVRAAFKAIQDGKQVAMLVPTTLLVKQHIETFTERFAGFPVKVRPLSRFQTDKEARETVAGLLDGTVDLVIGTHRILTEGVIFKDLGLLIIDEEQRFGVEHKDQLKKLKTNVDILAMSATPIPRTLEMAVAGIREMSTLQTPPEDRHPILTYVGARSDKQIAAAIRRELLREGQIFYVHNRVSSIQRVAAHLAELVPEARIAVAHGQMGEHALEKVVDDFWERRADVLVSTTIIETGLDIANANTIIIDRADKYGLSQLHQLRGRVGRARERAYAYFLYDEQKPLSETAADRLETIAVNNDLGSGMQVALKDLELRGAGNLLGAEQAGHIAGVGFDLYLRMIGEAVASFRGEDVEGGTELRLELPVQARIPESYIDSERLRLEAYQKLSAAASASAKDDAIDLVIEELTDRYGELPPETEGLFAVARLRRRAAQSGLTDVVAMGPNLRIAPAHLPDSLRVRLQRLYPKGKILAGGEAMVVPLPTAGGEQVADRDLIAWAADVLNQFFPLPAPDDKAAPPA; from the coding sequence GTGACAGTTCCCGGGATCGTGCGCGCCCTCATGCAGGCCGAGTCCTTCCGGGAGGCGGTGGAATCGGCATCCGTCGACACCGACTTCTCGATCGTGGAGGGTCTCGGCGCCCCGCTGCTGGCAGGGCTCATCGAGCGCCGCCGTGAGGCGGGAAAGCCCGCCGCGCTGCTGGCCATCGCCCCGACCGGCCGCCGCGCGGAATCCCTCGGCACCGCCCTGGGTGAGCTCCTCCCCGGCGCCGTGGTGCACCACTTCCCGGCGTGGGAGACGCTGCCGCACGAGCGACTCAGCCCCAGCGCCGAGACCGTCGGTCAGCGCCTGGCCGTGCTGCGCGACATCGCCGCGTGGGACGGCGCCGTGCCGCTGGTCATCACCGCGTCGGTGCGCAGCGCCGTGCAGCCCATTGCGGCAGGTCTGGCCGATGTCGAGCCGGTGCACCTGATCGCCGGTGGTCGCGGTCACGATCTCACCGATGTCTCCCGGCGACTCGTGGAGCTGGCCTACCACCGCGTGGACATGGTGTCGCGCCGCGGCGAGTTCGCCGTCCGCGGTGGCATCCTCGATGTGTTCCCGCCGGTGGCCGACCACCCCTACCGCGTCGAGTTCTTCGGCGACGAAGTCGACCAGATCCGCGCGTTCTCGGTGGCCGACCAGCGTTCGCTGCCCGGCGAGGTGCGCGAGGTGTCGCTGATCCCGAGCCGCGAACTGCTGCTGACCGACGCGGTGCGCGAACGCGCCCGCGGCCTCGCCGGACAGTACCCCGGTCTGGCCGGCATGCTCGAGAAGATGGCGCAGGGCATCCCCGCCGAGGGCATGGAGTCGCTGCTGCCGGTGCTCGTCGACGAGATCGTCACGCTGGTGGACTATCTGCCTGCCGGCACCGCCGCCGCCCTGGTGGATCCGGAACGCTCCGTCACCCGGGCGATGACCCTCGGCGACACCAACCGCGAATTCCTCGAGGCGGCGTGGAGCGCCGCGACCGCCGGCGCTGACAGCCCCGTCGACCTCGGCGCGGGGGACTTCCTCACGCTGCCGCAGCTGGAGCAGGTCACCCGTGACCGCGGCGGGGTGTGGTGGACGCTCAGCGCCTTCGACTCCGGTGCGGTGGATGCCGCGGCCGAAGGGCTCGTCGACGTCGATGTCGCGCTGCAGGATGCCGCGGTCAAGCGGGTCGACGCGCGGTCGGTGCCCTCGTTCCACGGCAACGTGGACGGGGCGACGACCCACATCGGCACCCTGCTGGCCGACGGCTGGCGCGTCGTGGTCGCCGCCTCCGGCACCGGGCTCGTCGAGCGAGCCCGCGACGTCATGGCCGAGCGGGGGATCGCCGCCCGAGAGGTCGTCGACGTCCACGCGGTCCCGGAACCCGGGATCGCGCTGACTGTCGTGTCGCGGCTGGAGCGCGGGTTCGAAGTGCCCGATGCCAAGCTGGCGGTGCTGACGGAGTCGGAGTTCTACGGCCGCACGATCGGCAGTGACGGCCGGGTGGTCAAGAAGCTCGCCTCGCGTCGGCGCAACGTCGTGGACCCGCTGCAGCTGAAGGCCGGCGATTACGTCGTGCACACCACGCACGGCATCGGCAAGTTCGTCGAGCTGGTGCAGCGGGAGGTCTCCAGCGGCGGGCGCAAGGCGGTCAAGACCCAGCGCGAGTACCTGGTGCTGGAGTACGCCCCCTCCAAGCGCGGCTTCCCGGGCGACAAGCTGTACGTACCCACCGACCAGCTCGACATGCTGTCGCGCTACGTCGGCGGTGAGGCGCCGACCCTGTCGAAGATGGGCGGCAGCGACTGGGCCCAAGCCAAGGGCAAGGCCCGCCGGGCGGTGCGTGACATCGCGGTGGAGCTGGTGAAGCTCTACTCGGCTCGGATGGCGGCGAAGGGCCACGCGTTCGGGCCCGATACCCCGTGGCAGCGTGAGCTGGAGGAGGCGTTCCCGTTCGCAGAGACCCCCGACCAGCTGCAGACGATCGATGAGATCAAGGCCGACATGGAAAAGCCGGTCCCGATGGACCGGCTGCTGTCCGGCGACGTCGGCTTCGGCAAGACCGAGGTGGCCGTCCGTGCCGCGTTCAAGGCCATCCAGGACGGCAAGCAGGTCGCGATGCTGGTGCCGACGACGCTGCTGGTCAAGCAGCACATCGAGACGTTCACGGAGCGGTTCGCCGGATTCCCGGTGAAGGTGCGCCCGCTGTCGCGGTTCCAGACCGACAAGGAAGCACGCGAGACCGTCGCGGGTCTGCTGGACGGCACCGTCGACCTCGTCATCGGCACCCACCGCATCCTCACCGAAGGTGTGATCTTCAAGGACCTCGGGCTGCTGATCATCGACGAGGAGCAGCGGTTCGGCGTCGAGCACAAGGACCAGCTGAAGAAACTCAAGACCAACGTCGACATCCTGGCGATGAGCGCGACGCCCATCCCTCGTACGCTCGAGATGGCTGTCGCCGGCATCCGGGAGATGTCGACGCTGCAGACCCCGCCGGAGGACCGGCATCCGATCCTCACGTACGTCGGAGCGCGCAGCGACAAGCAGATCGCCGCCGCGATCCGCCGCGAGCTGCTGCGCGAAGGGCAGATCTTCTACGTGCACAACCGGGTGTCGTCGATCCAGCGGGTCGCGGCACACCTGGCCGAGCTCGTCCCGGAGGCACGCATCGCCGTCGCGCACGGCCAGATGGGGGAGCACGCCCTCGAGAAGGTCGTGGACGACTTCTGGGAGCGTCGCGCTGATGTGCTGGTGTCCACGACGATCATCGAGACCGGGCTGGACATCGCCAACGCCAACACGATCATCATCGACCGCGCCGACAAGTATGGCCTCAGCCAGCTGCACCAGTTGCGCGGCCGCGTCGGGCGAGCGCGCGAGCGCGCCTACGCCTACTTCCTCTACGACGAGCAGAAGCCGCTGAGCGAGACGGCCGCCGACCGGCTGGAGACCATCGCGGTCAACAACGACCTGGGCTCGGGCATGCAGGTGGCGCTGAAGGACCTCGAGCTGCGCGGCGCGGGTAACCTGCTCGGTGCCGAGCAGGCCGGGCACATCGCCGGGGTCGGGTTCGACCTGTACCTGCGCATGATCGGCGAGGCCGTCGCATCCTTCCGCGGCGAGGACGTCGAGGGCGGCACCGAGCTGCGCCTCGAGCTGCCGGTGCAGGCGCGCATCCCGGAGTCGTACATCGACAGCGAGCGACTGCGCCTGGAGGCCTACCAGAAGCTGTCCGCCGCGGCGTCCGCCTCGGCCAAGGACGACGCGATCGACCTCGTCATCGAGGAGCTGACCGACCGGTACGGCGAGCTCCCGCCGGAGACGGAAGGTCTGTTCGCGGTGGCGCGGCTGCGTCGCCGGGCCGCGCAGTCCGGGCTCACCGACGTCGTCGCGATGGGTCCGAACCTGCGGATCGCCCCCGCGCACCTGCCGGATTCGCTTCGGGTGCGCCTGCAGCGGCTGTACCCGAAGGGCAAGATCCTCGCCGGCGGCGAGGCGATGGTGGTGCCGCTGCCGACGGCCGGCGGCGAACAGGTCGCCGATCGCGACCTCATCGCGTGGGCGGCGGACGTGCTGAACCAGTTCTTCCCGCTGCCGGCACCCGACGACAAGGCCGCACCGCCGGCCTGA
- a CDS encoding VanZ family protein has translation MLAAASVVYLGWVASLTLGPQPEAAGGGLRDLADWFAGSPLTTWLTYPVLEFTANVVMFVPAGVLWVLWTGPRRWWLALLVGLALSAGIEATQALALPERYPDPRDLAANTLGATLAAALLAALVRPRTPRR, from the coding sequence GTGCTCGCGGCGGCTTCGGTCGTCTATCTGGGGTGGGTCGCGTCGCTGACGCTCGGCCCGCAGCCCGAGGCCGCCGGCGGCGGGCTGCGCGATCTGGCCGACTGGTTCGCCGGCTCCCCGCTGACGACGTGGCTGACCTACCCGGTGCTGGAATTCACCGCCAACGTCGTGATGTTCGTGCCGGCGGGCGTGCTGTGGGTGCTGTGGACCGGCCCGCGCCGCTGGTGGCTGGCCCTGCTGGTGGGACTGGCGCTGAGCGCCGGCATCGAGGCGACCCAGGCGCTGGCCCTGCCCGAGCGGTACCCCGACCCGCGGGACCTGGCCGCGAACACCCTCGGCGCCACGCTGGCCGCCGCCCTTCTTGCGGCGCTGGTGCGTCCCCGCACTCCCCGCCGGTAA
- the gndA gene encoding NADP-dependent phosphogluconate dehydrogenase — MTEAVANIGVVGLAVMGSNLARNLASREGNTVAVFNRSRSKTDELVTAHPEAGFVPTFSYDEFAASLQKPRTAIIMVKAGAGTDAVITALTEVFEPGDIIVDGGNALFTDTIRREKAVRETGINFVGAGISGGEEGALTGPSIMPGGSDESWLTLGPILRSIAAVAEGEPCVTHVGHDGAGHFVKMVHNGIEYADMQLIAEAYDLIRRGTGKSPAEIADVFAEWNRGELESYLIEITAEVLRQTDAATGEPLVDVILDQAGAKGTGAWTVQTALNLGTPVSGIAEAVFARSLSSHPEQRAVSRDLPGASEELSVEDTDAFIEDVRLALYASKIVAYSQGFDEIRAGAAEYDWAIDLGAIAKIWRGGCIIRAQFLNRISDAYAASPELPVLLSAPYFVDALGRAQDAWRRIVATAATAGIPAPAFSSSLAYYDGLRADRLPAALIQGQRDFFGAHTYKRIDKPGTFHTQWSGDRSEIEAEDTH, encoded by the coding sequence GTGACCGAGGCAGTGGCGAACATCGGTGTGGTGGGACTTGCGGTGATGGGATCGAACCTCGCCCGCAACCTGGCTTCGCGTGAGGGCAACACGGTGGCGGTGTTCAACCGCTCCCGGTCCAAGACCGACGAGCTGGTCACCGCCCACCCCGAGGCCGGCTTCGTGCCGACCTTCTCCTATGACGAGTTCGCGGCGTCGCTGCAGAAGCCGCGTACCGCGATCATCATGGTCAAAGCCGGCGCGGGCACGGATGCCGTGATCACCGCGCTGACCGAGGTCTTCGAACCGGGCGACATCATCGTCGACGGCGGCAACGCCCTCTTCACCGACACCATCCGCCGCGAGAAAGCGGTGCGCGAAACCGGCATCAACTTCGTCGGCGCCGGCATCTCCGGCGGCGAGGAGGGAGCCCTGACCGGTCCCTCGATCATGCCCGGCGGGTCGGATGAGTCGTGGCTCACCCTCGGCCCGATCCTGCGCTCGATCGCCGCTGTCGCCGAGGGCGAGCCGTGCGTGACCCACGTCGGCCACGACGGTGCCGGCCACTTCGTGAAGATGGTGCACAACGGCATCGAGTACGCCGACATGCAGCTGATCGCCGAGGCGTACGACCTGATCCGTCGCGGCACCGGCAAGTCCCCGGCCGAGATCGCCGACGTGTTCGCCGAGTGGAACCGCGGCGAGCTGGAGTCGTACCTGATCGAGATCACCGCCGAGGTGCTGCGTCAGACGGATGCCGCCACCGGCGAGCCGCTCGTCGACGTCATCCTCGACCAGGCCGGCGCCAAGGGCACCGGGGCATGGACCGTGCAGACCGCTCTGAACCTCGGCACCCCGGTGTCGGGGATCGCTGAGGCGGTCTTCGCCCGGTCGCTGTCGAGCCACCCGGAGCAGCGCGCGGTGTCCCGCGACCTCCCCGGCGCATCGGAGGAGCTGAGCGTCGAGGACACCGACGCGTTCATCGAGGACGTGCGCCTGGCGCTCTACGCCTCGAAGATCGTCGCGTACAGCCAGGGATTCGACGAGATCCGCGCCGGCGCGGCCGAGTACGACTGGGCCATCGATCTGGGTGCGATCGCGAAGATCTGGCGCGGCGGATGCATCATCCGCGCGCAGTTCCTCAACCGCATCTCCGACGCCTACGCCGCCTCCCCCGAGCTGCCGGTGCTGCTGAGCGCACCGTACTTCGTCGATGCGCTGGGCCGGGCGCAGGATGCCTGGCGCCGCATCGTCGCCACGGCGGCGACCGCCGGCATCCCGGCACCTGCGTTCTCGTCGTCGCTGGCGTACTACGACGGGCTGCGTGCCGACCGCCTCCCCGCCGCGCTCATCCAGGGGCAGCGCGACTTCTTCGGTGCGCACACGTACAAGCGCATCGACAAGCCGGGTACGTTCCACACACAGTGGTCGGGCGACCGTAGCGAGATCGAAGCCGAGGACACCCACTGA
- the gdhA gene encoding NADP-specific glutamate dehydrogenase → MPETLVALPAPVSDVYDTVVSRNPHEPEFLQAVHEVLSSIVPVLERHPQFVDGGILERIVEPERQILFRVPWVDDAGRLQVNRGFRVQFSSVLGPYKGGLRFHPSVNLSIIKFLGFEQIFKNALTGQGIGGAKGGSDFNPHGRSDAEIMRFCQAFMSELYRHLGEHTDVPAGDIGVGAREIGYLFGQYRKITNRHESGMFTGKGVQWGGAEVRTEATGYGAVFFTQEMLAVKGDSLDGKRVAVSGSGNVALYAIDKAHQLGAIPVTASDSSGYVVDDAGIDLALLRQVKEIDRERIFAYAAQRPGARFVPDRRPWEVPVDIAIPSATQNELDEDDARALIANGVRAVAEGANMPSTPGAVAAFQQAGVLFGPGKAANAGGVATSALEMSQNAARQRWSFADSERKLHAIMKGVHDAAFQAAEQYGRPGDYVVGANSAGFERVAHAMLAQGVI, encoded by the coding sequence GTGCCCGAAACCCTCGTCGCCCTTCCCGCCCCCGTCAGCGACGTGTACGACACCGTCGTATCGCGCAACCCGCACGAACCCGAGTTCCTGCAGGCGGTGCACGAGGTACTCTCGTCCATCGTTCCCGTGCTCGAGCGGCATCCGCAGTTCGTCGACGGCGGCATCCTGGAGCGCATCGTCGAACCGGAGCGGCAGATCCTGTTCCGCGTGCCGTGGGTCGACGACGCCGGTCGGCTGCAGGTGAACCGCGGGTTCCGAGTGCAGTTCTCCTCGGTGCTGGGGCCGTACAAGGGCGGCCTGCGGTTCCACCCGTCGGTGAACCTGTCGATCATCAAGTTCCTCGGCTTCGAGCAGATTTTCAAGAACGCCCTGACCGGTCAGGGCATCGGCGGCGCCAAGGGCGGCAGCGACTTCAACCCGCACGGGCGGTCGGATGCCGAGATCATGCGGTTCTGCCAGGCCTTCATGAGCGAGTTGTACCGGCACCTGGGTGAGCACACCGACGTGCCCGCCGGCGACATCGGCGTGGGCGCCCGGGAGATCGGCTACCTCTTCGGCCAGTACCGCAAGATCACCAACCGCCACGAGTCGGGCATGTTCACCGGCAAGGGCGTGCAGTGGGGCGGCGCCGAAGTGCGCACCGAGGCCACCGGCTACGGCGCGGTGTTCTTCACGCAGGAGATGCTGGCGGTGAAGGGCGACTCCCTCGACGGCAAGCGCGTCGCCGTCTCCGGCTCCGGCAACGTCGCGCTCTACGCGATCGACAAGGCCCACCAGCTGGGCGCGATCCCGGTGACGGCGTCGGACTCGTCGGGGTACGTCGTCGACGACGCCGGCATCGATCTGGCGCTGCTGCGCCAGGTGAAGGAGATCGACCGCGAGCGCATCTTCGCCTACGCCGCGCAGCGCCCCGGCGCACGGTTCGTGCCGGATCGGCGCCCGTGGGAGGTGCCAGTGGACATCGCCATCCCCTCGGCGACGCAGAACGAGCTCGACGAGGACGACGCCCGCGCGCTCATCGCGAACGGCGTGCGTGCCGTGGCCGAGGGCGCCAACATGCCCTCGACGCCGGGTGCGGTGGCCGCGTTCCAGCAGGCCGGCGTGCTGTTCGGCCCCGGCAAGGCCGCCAACGCCGGCGGTGTGGCCACGTCGGCACTGGAGATGAGCCAGAATGCCGCGCGGCAGCGCTGGAGCTTCGCCGACAGCGAGCGCAAGCTCCACGCCATCATGAAGGGCGTGCACGACGCGGCGTTCCAGGCGGCGGAGCAGTACGGCAGACCCGGCGACTACGTGGTCGGGGCGAACTCCGCCGGCTTCGAGCGGGTGGCCCACGCGATGCTGGCCCAGGGCGTCATCTAA